One segment of Bombus pascuorum chromosome 6, iyBomPasc1.1, whole genome shotgun sequence DNA contains the following:
- the LOC132907712 gene encoding protein THEM6: MMITCWVLAGVSGAIVLLYGLIEVHYFLRMCLTVFLARFCKKKVHILDETTVYGICTTTDVDTLLYHMNNARYLREIDFARADFYERTSLYREICSQGSGVVQGASTIRYRRFLKPLSIFKITSKIIYWDEKSVFMEHRFITPSDGFVRAIAMCRQRLLDCSAEAVIGSLMERGVKQNGNVEAGVTQIPHVRPQMPPEVARWLESNEISSAMLRQSSAATTNC; this comes from the exons ATGATGATAACCTGCTGGGTGTTGGCTGGTGTATCTGGAGCTATCGTGCTGCTCTATGGCCTAATAGAAGTTCACTATTTCTTGCGTATGTGCTTGACCGTGTTCCTTGCACGTTTCTGCAAGAAGAAGGTTCATATCCTCGATGAGACCACCGTTTACG GTATTTGCACGACGACGGACGTGGACACATTACTTTATCACATGAACAATGCGAGATATCTTCGCGAGATCGATTTCGCCAGGGCGGATTTTTACGAAAGGACGAGCCTCTATCGCGAGATCTGCTCGCAAGGATCGGGCGTCGTACAAGGAGCGTCGACCATTCGTTATCGCCGTTTCCTGAAACCTCTGTCCATCTTCAAAATAACTTCTAAG ATAATATATTGGGATGAGAAGTCCGTATTCATGGAACATCGGTTCATCACTCCCAGCGACGGATTCGTCAGGGCCATCGCGATGTGCAGACAAAGGCTTTTGGATTGTAGCGCCGAGGCTGTGATCGGTTCCCTTATGGAACGAGGCGTCAAGCAGAACGGTAACGTGGAGGCGGGTGTAACTCAG ATACCTCATGTCCGACCGCAGATGCCACCGGAAGTCGCCAGGTGGTTGGAAAGTAACGAAATTTCTTCGGCGATGCTTCGTCAGAGCTCAGCAGCAACGACGAATTGCTGA
- the LOC132907714 gene encoding protein THEM6 yields the protein MVCACFVTILLVLYILFDVNYFLRIVFTLVSGRILQKKKKIFDTTTIYGICTTQDVDLFFKHMNNARYLRELDFARFHYYDRSGIYAAIAKRGGGAVQGASSTRYRRAIPIFTPYKVITKLIYWEDKHFYLEHEFISLTDNFVRAVVLSRQTVTGLKIPVTEIIAEIEPNAQRPALTKDLELWLSSMEESSQRYKKNN from the exons ATGGTGTGCGCTTGCTTCGTCACGATCTTACTTGTCCTCTACATACTCTTTGACGTAAATTATTTCCTCAGAATCGTGTTTACGTTAGTTTCGGGCAGGATAttacagaagaaaaagaagattttcGATACTACTACTATCTATG GTATATGTACAACACAAGATGtggatttatttttcaagcacATGAACAATGCCAGATACCTTCGTGAACTGGATTTCGCACGTTTCCATTATTACGATCGCAGTGGAATTTACGCGGCCATTGCAAAAAGAGGAGGAGGTGCGGTACAAGGAGCTTCGTCGACTCGGTATCGTCGAGCTATTCCCATTTTTACGCCTTATAAAGTTATCACCAag CTAATATATTGGGAAGATAAGCACTTCTATTTGGAACACGAGTTTATTAGTTTGACGGACAACTTCGTACGTGCAGTTGTTCTTAGCAGACAAACTGTCACAGGTTTGAAGATTCCAGTTACAGAAATAATCGCTGAAATCGAACCAAACGCGCAACGGCCCGCGTTGACCAAGGATTTAGAATTATGGCTTAGTTCTATGGAAGAGTCTTCTCAGAGATATAAGAAGAATAATTGA